One region of Cyanobium sp. M30B3 genomic DNA includes:
- a CDS encoding PBP1A family penicillin-binding protein → MTDTAATSASPPRQRRRPGVGRSPVLFSVLAAAAIGGGAAVVQSVVVRGFDALLPDARGISHFNRPGTLTILAADGSVVQKQGPVSREKLSSGAIPPLVERAFIAAEDRRFYNHDGVDVYGISRAMVRNISRGSVEEGASTITQQLARTVFLSQDRTLLRKLKEAALAGKLERQLSKSQILTEYLNLVYLGSSAYGVSDAAWVYFSKTPEQLNLPEAALIAGLPPAPSVYSPLVNADLALQRRRIVLRRMREQGFITTAQENEAADAPLALKPADPKYFESTAPWYSSWVALELPRVLTKEQMEMGGLTVRTGMDPAMQAEAQKVINARAGSMEGGLVAMEPGTGLVRAIVGGKDFNRSQFNRAVQAVRSPGSTFKLFAYTAALEAGMRPEDTVDDKTRCYKEGWPPKQFCIKGAGKSSMTQAVAQSTNAASVAVAEKVAYPRVVDVARRLGITGTVGEYPSMVLGSNEKTMLEMTAAFAAINNRGVYVEPTPFEEILGPDGQLLYSRRTDGKPPKRAVSSDVADAMTWMLQRVVSGGTGTGAGLYDRPAAGKTGTAEGARDLWFIGSIPQLTTAVWFGYDANIKTGSSSAQAAAAWGAFMAGIRKSFPVQQFPPKPVLEGRFVPYVPPKEKKKPAPEPERRERQEPWEPPDVMAPDIRWEPPAYEPPSWEPPAEDGEPRARRRSEPDPVWNDPEPSWSEPPPPAPRPRPQAAPAPAPPPAPAPQPPPAAALPVAAPPPPPPPPPVEPPPLPPPPVEPPPLPPLP, encoded by the coding sequence ATGACCGACACCGCCGCCACCAGCGCCAGCCCGCCGCGCCAACGCCGGCGGCCGGGCGTGGGGCGCAGTCCGGTGCTGTTCTCCGTGCTGGCGGCCGCGGCGATCGGCGGAGGCGCGGCCGTGGTGCAGTCGGTGGTGGTGCGGGGCTTTGACGCCCTGCTGCCCGATGCCCGCGGCATCAGCCACTTCAACCGCCCGGGCACGCTCACGATCCTGGCGGCCGACGGCTCGGTGGTGCAGAAGCAGGGGCCGGTGAGCCGCGAGAAGCTCAGCAGCGGCGCCATCCCCCCCCTGGTGGAGCGGGCCTTCATCGCCGCAGAGGACCGCCGCTTCTACAACCACGACGGCGTGGATGTGTACGGCATCAGCCGGGCGATGGTGCGCAACATCTCCCGGGGTTCGGTGGAGGAGGGGGCCAGCACGATCACCCAGCAGCTGGCCCGCACGGTGTTCCTCAGCCAGGACCGCACCCTGCTGCGCAAGCTGAAGGAGGCGGCCCTGGCCGGCAAGCTCGAGCGCCAGCTGAGCAAGAGCCAGATCCTCACCGAGTACCTCAACCTGGTGTATCTGGGCTCCAGTGCCTATGGCGTTTCCGATGCGGCCTGGGTGTACTTCTCCAAGACACCCGAGCAGCTCAACCTGCCGGAAGCCGCCCTGATCGCCGGCCTGCCCCCGGCCCCTTCGGTGTACTCGCCGCTGGTGAATGCCGATCTGGCCCTGCAACGCCGCCGCATCGTGCTGCGGCGGATGCGCGAGCAGGGCTTCATCACCACAGCCCAGGAGAACGAAGCCGCCGATGCCCCGCTGGCGCTGAAACCGGCCGATCCCAAGTATTTCGAGAGCACCGCACCCTGGTACAGCAGCTGGGTGGCCCTGGAGCTGCCCCGGGTGCTCACCAAGGAGCAGATGGAGATGGGCGGCCTCACCGTGCGCACCGGCATGGACCCGGCGATGCAGGCCGAGGCCCAGAAGGTGATCAATGCCCGCGCCGGCAGCATGGAAGGTGGCCTGGTGGCAATGGAGCCGGGCACCGGCCTGGTGCGGGCCATCGTGGGCGGCAAGGACTTCAACCGCAGCCAGTTCAACCGGGCGGTGCAGGCCGTGCGGTCGCCGGGCTCCACCTTCAAGCTGTTCGCCTACACGGCTGCCCTGGAGGCGGGGATGAGACCGGAGGACACGGTGGACGACAAGACCCGCTGTTACAAGGAAGGCTGGCCACCGAAGCAGTTCTGCATCAAGGGCGCAGGAAAGTCCAGCATGACCCAGGCCGTAGCCCAGTCGACGAACGCGGCCTCGGTGGCCGTGGCCGAGAAGGTGGCCTACCCGCGGGTGGTGGACGTGGCCCGCCGTCTGGGGATCACCGGCACGGTGGGCGAATACCCGTCCATGGTGCTGGGCTCCAACGAGAAGACCATGCTGGAGATGACGGCCGCCTTCGCCGCCATCAACAACCGCGGGGTGTACGTGGAGCCCACGCCCTTCGAGGAGATCCTCGGCCCCGATGGCCAGCTGCTCTACAGCCGCCGCACCGATGGCAAACCGCCGAAGCGGGCGGTGAGCAGCGATGTGGCCGATGCGATGACCTGGATGCTGCAGAGGGTCGTGAGTGGCGGCACGGGCACCGGAGCCGGCCTCTACGACCGTCCGGCTGCCGGCAAGACCGGTACGGCCGAGGGCGCCCGCGACCTGTGGTTCATCGGCTCGATTCCCCAGCTCACCACCGCGGTGTGGTTCGGCTACGACGCCAACATCAAGACCGGCAGCAGCAGCGCCCAGGCAGCGGCTGCCTGGGGTGCCTTCATGGCCGGGATCAGAAAGAGCTTCCCGGTGCAGCAGTTCCCGCCCAAGCCGGTGCTGGAAGGCCGCTTCGTTCCCTACGTGCCGCCCAAGGAGAAGAAGAAACCCGCGCCTGAACCGGAGCGCCGCGAGCGCCAGGAACCGTGGGAACCACCCGATGTGATGGCCCCCGACATCCGCTGGGAGCCCCCGGCCTACGAGCCACCGAGCTGGGAACCTCCCGCGGAGGATGGCGAGCCCCGCGCCCGGCGCCGCTCGGAGCCGGATCCGGTGTGGAACGACCCCGAGCCCAGCTGGAGCGAACCGCCGCCCCCGGCCCCGCGGCCACGGCCCCAGGCGGCTCCAGCCCCCGCACCACCGCCGGCACCAGCTCCGCAACCGCCTCCAGCCGCAGCCCTGCCGGTGGCTGCGCCGCCCCCGCCCCCGCCACCACCGCCGGTGGAGCCGCCACCGCTGCCACCACCGCCGGTGGAGCCGCCACCGCTGCCACCACTCCCCTGA
- a CDS encoding 16S rRNA (cytosine(967)-C(5))-methyltransferase yields MRLTVEAAPIGLAPRQLAWQVLQAVAAGAYADGALERELKRLPLEPADRALATELAYGAIRQRRLLDAWLDALGKVPAARQPPRLRWLLHLGCYQLLFSGRVPAAAAVNTTVELAKRAGLGRLAPVANGLLRALLRRRAALSPAAPPWQGLPQLEGELSAADSLGLRHSLPAWLAELLLQWLPPERAEAFAASCNQPPGLDLRVNPLRASREPVLAALQQAGVAAEPLAEPQAIALSGRVGDLRQLPGYAEGHWCVQDRSAQRIAPLLDPAPGQRILDACAAPGGKSTHLAELLGDRGEVWAVDRSEARLRRLERNAERLGLGCIRPLVADAAQLAAQRPEWRGAFDRVLLDAPCSGLGTLARHADARWRIEPAAIGGLVALQRQLLEGLLPLLRPGGLLVYATCTVHPAENGELIDALLARHPQLALRFSQQWWPGLGAGDGFYAAVLATTAG; encoded by the coding sequence ATGCGCTTGACGGTTGAGGCGGCCCCGATCGGCCTGGCGCCGCGCCAGCTGGCCTGGCAGGTGCTGCAGGCGGTGGCGGCCGGGGCCTATGCCGACGGCGCCCTGGAGCGGGAGCTGAAGCGCCTGCCGCTTGAGCCCGCCGACCGGGCCCTGGCCACCGAGCTGGCCTACGGCGCCATCCGCCAGCGGCGCCTGCTCGATGCCTGGCTCGATGCCCTCGGCAAGGTGCCGGCCGCGCGCCAGCCGCCGCGGCTGCGCTGGTTGCTGCACCTGGGCTGTTATCAGCTGCTGTTCAGTGGGCGGGTGCCAGCGGCCGCCGCCGTGAACACCACGGTGGAGCTGGCCAAGCGGGCCGGCCTGGGGCGGCTGGCGCCGGTGGCCAATGGCCTGCTGCGGGCGCTGCTGCGCCGCCGCGCCGCCCTGTCGCCCGCGGCGCCGCCCTGGCAGGGGCTGCCCCAGCTGGAGGGGGAGTTGTCGGCGGCGGATTCCCTGGGGCTGCGCCACTCCTTGCCCGCCTGGCTGGCCGAGCTGCTGCTGCAGTGGCTGCCGCCGGAGCGGGCCGAGGCCTTCGCCGCCAGCTGCAACCAGCCCCCCGGCCTCGATCTGCGCGTGAACCCTCTGCGCGCCAGCCGCGAGCCGGTGCTGGCGGCCCTGCAGCAGGCGGGCGTGGCTGCCGAACCCCTGGCCGAACCCCAGGCCATTGCCCTCAGCGGCCGGGTGGGGGACCTGCGCCAGCTGCCCGGCTACGCCGAGGGCCACTGGTGCGTGCAGGACCGCAGCGCCCAGCGCATCGCCCCCCTGCTCGACCCCGCCCCAGGTCAGCGGATCCTCGATGCCTGCGCTGCCCCGGGCGGCAAGAGCACCCACCTGGCCGAGCTGCTCGGCGACCGGGGCGAGGTGTGGGCCGTCGACCGCTCCGAGGCACGGCTGCGGCGGCTGGAGCGCAACGCCGAGCGGCTCGGGCTGGGCTGCATCCGGCCGCTGGTGGCCGACGCCGCCCAGCTTGCGGCGCAGCGCCCCGAGTGGCGGGGGGCCTTTGATCGCGTGTTGCTCGATGCCCCCTGCTCGGGCCTGGGCACCCTGGCCCGCCATGCCGACGCCCGCTGGCGGATCGAGCCGGCGGCGATCGGCGGGCTGGTGGCCCTGCAGCGGCAGCTGCTGGAAGGCCTGCTGCCCCTGCTCAGGCCCGGCGGCCTGCTGGTGTACGCCACCTGCACCGTGCATCCGGCCGAGAACGGCGAGCTGATCGACGCCCTGCTGGCCCGCCATCCCCAGCTGGCGCTGCGCTTCAGCCAGCAGTGGTGGCCGGGGCTGGGCGCCGGGGATGGCTTCTATGCCGCCGTGTTGGCCACCACGGCCGGCTGA
- a CDS encoding methylated-DNA--[protein]-cysteine S-methyltransferase, whose amino-acid sequence MPPGSPDPPDPWPALRPAPAGFDQRVYAAVARIPRGRLATYGQIAELIGAYGCARQVGWALRRLPLPSEVPWQRVVNARGQISFTPSREGSDWMQAELLRAEGIPVDGSGRLPLGRYLWVPPLEDALDG is encoded by the coding sequence ATGCCCCCTGGCAGTCCCGATCCGCCCGATCCCTGGCCGGCCCTCCGGCCCGCTCCTGCCGGTTTCGACCAGCGTGTCTACGCCGCCGTGGCCCGCATCCCCCGTGGCCGCCTGGCCACCTACGGCCAGATCGCCGAGCTGATCGGTGCCTACGGCTGCGCCCGCCAGGTGGGCTGGGCGCTGCGCCGCCTGCCCCTGCCCTCCGAGGTGCCCTGGCAGCGGGTGGTGAATGCCAGGGGGCAGATCAGCTTCACCCCCAGCCGCGAGGGCAGCGACTGGATGCAGGCCGAGCTGCTGCGCGCCGAAGGCATCCCGGTGGACGGCTCGGGCCGCCTGCCCCTGGGGCGCTATCTGTGGGTTCCACCCCTGGAGGATGCGCTTGACGGTTGA
- the trmH gene encoding tRNA (guanosine(18)-2'-O)-methyltransferase TrmH — MPLLPRRYERLKAVLDRRMGDLTVLLEHVEKPHNLSAILRSCDAVGALEAHAVCLAGRLPTFNSTAQGSQKWVPLHLHSSSAEALQALKARGFTVFGTMLSASAVDYRSCDFTGPTALVLGAEKWGLSPEAAELVDQAVTIPMRGMVQSLNVSVAAATLLFEALRQRQAAALVPEAGEGVEPERYRRQLFEWAYPQVAAWCAREGRPYPALDAEGAITEDLPRTLKLRC, encoded by the coding sequence ATGCCCCTGCTGCCGCGCCGCTACGAACGCCTCAAGGCCGTGCTGGATCGGCGCATGGGCGACCTCACGGTGCTGCTGGAGCACGTGGAGAAGCCCCACAACCTCTCGGCGATCCTGCGCAGCTGCGACGCCGTGGGGGCGCTGGAGGCCCATGCGGTGTGCCTGGCCGGGCGGCTGCCCACCTTCAACAGCACGGCCCAGGGCAGCCAGAAGTGGGTGCCGCTGCACCTGCACAGCTCCAGCGCCGAGGCCCTGCAGGCGCTCAAGGCCCGGGGATTCACGGTGTTCGGCACCATGCTCAGCGCGTCGGCGGTGGACTACCGCAGCTGCGACTTCACAGGCCCCACGGCCCTGGTGCTGGGGGCGGAGAAGTGGGGCCTGAGCCCGGAGGCGGCCGAGCTGGTGGACCAGGCGGTGACCATCCCGATGCGGGGCATGGTGCAGTCGCTGAATGTGAGCGTGGCCGCGGCCACGCTGCTGTTTGAGGCCCTGCGGCAGCGCCAGGCGGCCGCTCTGGTGCCGGAGGCGGGCGAGGGGGTGGAGCCGGAGCGCTACCGGCGGCAGCTGTTCGAATGGGCCTACCCCCAGGTGGCGGCCTGGTGCGCGCGGGAGGGGCGCCCCTACCCGGCCCTCGACGCCGAGGGTGCCATCACCGAGGACCTGCCGCGCACGCTGAAACTGCGCTGCTGA
- a CDS encoding ABC transporter permease, translating to MTVSLRSLAPSLSARMARWGIAIVLLYVLAALVTPLLVQAGWLPQPNAGLDNPIYAPPSAAHWCGTDRLGRDVCVRTLAASGVALQVVVLALVVALVIGVPLGMVSGYLGGWVDRVLVLLMDTLYTLPVLLLSVVLAFLLGRGLPNAAAALCVVYIPQYFRVVRNQSAQVKAELYVEAAQSLGAGPLWILRRYLLRNVITSVPVLLTLNAADAVLVLGGLGFLGLGLPETVPEWGGDLQQALTALPTGIWWTALYPGLAMFVLVLGLSFLGEGLESWLSGSSQASRAAQ from the coding sequence ATGACCGTTTCGCTGCGCAGCCTCGCCCCCAGCCTCTCGGCCCGCATGGCCCGCTGGGGCATCGCGATCGTGCTGCTCTATGTGCTGGCGGCCCTGGTCACGCCCCTGCTGGTGCAGGCCGGCTGGCTGCCGCAGCCCAACGCCGGCCTCGATAACCCGATCTACGCGCCCCCCTCCGCCGCCCACTGGTGCGGCACCGACCGCCTCGGCCGTGACGTGTGCGTGCGCACCCTCGCCGCCAGTGGCGTGGCCCTGCAGGTGGTGGTGCTGGCCCTGGTGGTGGCCCTGGTGATCGGCGTGCCCCTGGGCATGGTGAGCGGCTACCTGGGCGGCTGGGTGGACCGGGTGCTCGTGCTGCTGATGGACACCCTCTACACCCTGCCGGTGCTGCTGCTCTCGGTGGTGCTGGCGTTTCTGCTGGGCCGCGGCCTGCCCAACGCCGCCGCCGCCCTCTGCGTGGTCTACATCCCCCAGTACTTCCGCGTGGTGCGTAACCAGAGCGCCCAGGTGAAGGCCGAGCTCTACGTGGAGGCGGCCCAGTCGCTCGGGGCCGGGCCCCTGTGGATCCTGCGCCGCTACCTGCTGCGCAACGTGATCACCTCGGTGCCGGTGCTGCTCACCCTCAACGCCGCCGATGCGGTGCTGGTGCTCGGCGGCCTGGGCTTCCTCGGCCTGGGCCTGCCGGAAACCGTGCCCGAGTGGGGCGGCGACCTGCAACAGGCCCTCACCGCCCTGCCCACCGGCATCTGGTGGACCGCCCTCTACCCCGGCCTGGCCATGTTTGTGCTGGTGCTCGGCCTCTCCTTCCTGGGCGAAGGGCTGGAGAGCTGGCTGAGCGGCAGCAGCCAGGCGTCGCGGGCCGCACAATAG
- a CDS encoding response regulator transcription factor: MGAARVLIVDDDPELRVFLRTELELDGYTCAEASTGQQALTLARQEHWDLLLLDWSLPDFSGVELCQRLRRTDNSTPVLMLTARDDVKERVEALDAGADDYLTKPFSLEELLARMRARLRRGAAEAGVNGETPLQLADLQLNPASREVRRGVEELTLTAREFDLLHQLIRRPNAVHSRAEILEAVWGEHWVGDDNVLDVYVRTLRRKIERPGLPQLIHTVRGVGFMLKEGAPRE; encoded by the coding sequence ATGGGCGCCGCGCGGGTGCTGATTGTTGACGACGACCCGGAATTGCGCGTCTTTCTCCGCACGGAGCTGGAACTGGATGGCTATACCTGTGCTGAGGCTTCCACCGGACAGCAGGCGTTGACGCTGGCCCGCCAGGAACACTGGGACCTGCTGCTGCTCGACTGGAGCCTGCCGGACTTCAGCGGCGTGGAGCTGTGCCAGCGGCTGCGCCGCACGGACAACAGCACGCCGGTGCTGATGCTCACCGCCCGCGACGATGTGAAAGAGCGGGTGGAGGCCCTGGATGCGGGGGCGGACGACTACCTGACCAAGCCCTTTTCCCTGGAGGAACTGCTGGCGCGGATGCGGGCCCGGCTGCGGCGCGGGGCGGCCGAGGCCGGCGTGAACGGGGAGACACCACTGCAGCTGGCGGATCTGCAGCTGAACCCGGCCAGCCGGGAGGTGCGCCGGGGGGTGGAGGAGCTGACGCTCACCGCCCGAGAATTCGACTTGCTGCACCAGCTGATCCGCCGGCCCAATGCGGTGCACAGCCGCGCCGAGATCCTGGAGGCGGTGTGGGGCGAACACTGGGTGGGGGACGACAACGTGCTGGACGTGTACGTGCGCACGCTGCGGCGCAAGATCGAGCGGCCGGGGCTGCCCCAGCTGATCCACACGGTGCGCGGCGTGGGCTTCATGCTCAAGGAAGGGGCGCCGCGGGAGTGA
- a CDS encoding glycogen-debranching protein — MSRPASPQGASAKTDSSATVSASATADVTPGAPVHRGQPWPLGASVTRRGVNFSVVAPLATRVEVLLFAHGEAREPQRVVELNSDHRAGDHWHVEVEGVGLGSCYGYRVYGPLQPGGHSFNPSKVLLDPCARAIAGWQGYQRGAAVGAVPNTACCLKGVVTERERFDFDAAPRPRHPWQRSVIYELHVGGFTQGTGCPVPAERQGSLLGLIDSLPQLQELGITAIELLPVMAFDPADAPEGRQNHWGYSPISWMAPHPDYLVGDDPLTARDQVRQLVSACHRAGIEVILDVVYNHTSEGNQHGPTLSWRGFGDSLYYQQSFEGHYQDVSGCGNTVAANRPLVRRLILESLRCWATELGVDGFRFDLGIALSRGDNLLPLDQPPLFEAMEADPELADLKLISEPWDCGGLYKLADFPARRVATWNGRFRDDVRRFWKGDENTAWGLGLRLSGSPDLYQPRLPLPGQCVTFLTAHDGFTLADLVSFNGKHNLANGEDNRDGDNHNNSWNHGVEGPTTDRAVLALRDRQMRNLLATLLLAPGVPMLLMGDEVRRSQGGNNNTWCQNNPLGWMHWQPDGGDLALRTFLLRLLHLRRQLLDLLNPELPLAERPLRGAAEPAGLWRQWHGVEVGQPDWAEWSHTLAWSINDSVQGPLLWCGMNAYCRAVHFELPVCPTGWLRVIDTALPAGEDLPAGFSAWKPLGAPLESRSLMLLVSSRLLRGFKP, encoded by the coding sequence ATGTCCAGGCCCGCCTCGCCCCAGGGCGCCAGTGCCAAAACCGATTCCAGTGCAACAGTCAGTGCCAGTGCAACAGCGGATGTAACCCCCGGCGCCCCGGTTCACCGTGGCCAGCCCTGGCCCCTGGGGGCCAGCGTCACCCGCCGAGGCGTGAATTTCTCCGTGGTGGCCCCCCTGGCCACGCGCGTGGAAGTGCTGCTCTTTGCCCATGGCGAGGCCCGCGAACCGCAGCGGGTGGTGGAGCTCAACAGCGACCATCGCGCCGGCGACCACTGGCATGTGGAAGTGGAGGGGGTGGGGCTGGGCAGCTGTTACGGCTACCGGGTGTACGGGCCGCTGCAGCCGGGCGGTCACAGTTTCAACCCTTCCAAGGTGCTGCTCGACCCCTGCGCCCGGGCGATCGCCGGCTGGCAGGGCTACCAGCGGGGCGCAGCGGTGGGGGCGGTGCCGAATACCGCCTGCTGCCTGAAGGGGGTGGTGACCGAACGGGAGCGCTTTGATTTCGATGCCGCTCCCCGGCCGCGGCACCCATGGCAGCGCAGCGTGATCTATGAGCTGCACGTGGGGGGCTTCACCCAGGGGACGGGCTGCCCCGTGCCCGCCGAGCGCCAGGGCAGCCTGCTGGGGCTGATCGACAGCCTGCCCCAGCTGCAGGAGCTGGGCATCACCGCGATCGAGCTGCTGCCGGTGATGGCCTTTGATCCTGCGGATGCGCCCGAGGGACGCCAGAACCACTGGGGCTACAGCCCGATCAGCTGGATGGCCCCCCACCCGGACTACCTGGTGGGCGACGACCCCCTCACCGCCCGCGACCAGGTGCGCCAGCTGGTGAGCGCCTGCCACCGCGCCGGCATCGAGGTGATCCTCGACGTGGTTTACAACCACACCAGCGAGGGCAACCAGCACGGGCCCACCCTCAGCTGGCGGGGCTTCGGCGACAGCCTCTACTACCAGCAGTCGTTCGAGGGCCACTACCAGGACGTGAGCGGCTGCGGCAACACCGTGGCCGCCAACCGCCCCCTGGTGCGGCGCCTGATCCTGGAATCCCTGCGCTGCTGGGCCACCGAACTGGGGGTGGACGGCTTCCGCTTCGACCTGGGCATCGCCCTCAGCCGCGGCGACAACCTGCTGCCCCTCGACCAGCCGCCCCTGTTCGAGGCGATGGAGGCCGACCCGGAACTGGCCGACCTCAAGCTGATCAGCGAGCCCTGGGACTGCGGCGGCCTCTACAAGCTGGCCGACTTTCCGGCCCGGCGCGTGGCCACCTGGAACGGCCGCTTCCGCGACGACGTGCGCCGCTTCTGGAAGGGCGACGAGAACACCGCCTGGGGCCTGGGGCTGCGCCTGAGCGGCAGCCCGGATCTCTACCAGCCGCGCCTGCCCCTTCCCGGCCAGTGCGTCACCTTCCTCACCGCCCACGACGGCTTCACCCTGGCCGACCTGGTGAGCTTCAACGGCAAACACAACCTGGCCAACGGCGAGGACAACCGCGACGGCGACAACCACAACAACAGCTGGAACCACGGCGTGGAGGGTCCCACCACCGACCGGGCCGTGCTGGCCCTGCGCGACCGGCAGATGCGCAACCTGCTGGCCACCCTGCTGCTGGCCCCCGGCGTGCCGATGCTGCTGATGGGCGATGAGGTGCGCCGCAGCCAGGGGGGCAACAACAACACCTGGTGCCAGAACAACCCCCTCGGCTGGATGCACTGGCAACCGGATGGGGGCGATCTGGCCCTGCGCACCTTCCTGCTGCGCCTGCTGCACTTGCGCAGGCAGCTGCTGGATCTGCTCAATCCTGAACTGCCCCTGGCCGAGCGCCCGCTGCGCGGCGCCGCTGAACCCGCCGGGCTGTGGCGCCAGTGGCACGGCGTGGAAGTGGGCCAGCCCGACTGGGCGGAGTGGTCGCACACGCTGGCCTGGAGCATCAACGACAGCGTGCAGGGGCCCCTGCTGTGGTGCGGCATGAACGCCTACTGCCGGGCGGTGCACTTCGAGCTGCCGGTGTGTCCCACCGGCTGGCTGCGGGTGATCGACACCGCCCTGCCCGCCGGCGAGGACCTGCCCGCCGGCTTCAGTGCCTGGAAGCCGCTCGGGGCCCCGCTGGAGAGCCGCAGCCTGATGCTGCTGGTGTCGTCCCGCCTGCTGCGGGGCTTCAAACCCTGA
- a CDS encoding MBL fold metallo-hydrolase, with protein sequence MTADLESGRPARQVRQGLWLFAPNRDTQGGSSWLLEGERGDLLIDCPAWTQANLDLLRSRGGGGTIVLTSREGHGRTRRFQEALGWPVLVQEQEAYLLPGVRQLHSFGQEHQLGETVRLLWTPGPTPGSCVLHHSGPGWDGLFCGRLLQPLAPGVLAPLRQRRTFHWGRQLASLERLRAWLPAGSPAWIACGGGLGALRGEVLVGDGSGVLAGLDLVKLASIGVPAGP encoded by the coding sequence TTGACTGCTGACCTGGAGAGCGGCCGTCCGGCGCGGCAGGTGCGCCAGGGGCTGTGGCTGTTCGCCCCCAACCGCGACACCCAGGGCGGCAGCAGCTGGCTGCTGGAGGGGGAGCGGGGCGATCTGCTGATCGACTGCCCGGCCTGGACCCAGGCCAACCTCGACCTGCTGCGCAGCCGGGGCGGCGGCGGCACGATCGTGCTCACGAGCCGGGAGGGCCATGGCCGCACACGCCGCTTCCAGGAGGCCCTGGGTTGGCCCGTGCTGGTGCAGGAGCAGGAGGCCTACCTGCTACCGGGGGTGCGGCAGCTGCACAGCTTCGGCCAGGAGCACCAGCTGGGGGAGACGGTGCGCCTGCTCTGGACCCCGGGGCCGACCCCGGGATCCTGTGTGCTGCATCACAGCGGCCCGGGCTGGGATGGCCTGTTCTGTGGTCGGCTGTTACAGCCGCTGGCCCCCGGTGTGCTGGCACCGCTGCGGCAGCGGCGCACCTTCCACTGGGGGCGCCAGCTGGCCAGCCTGGAGCGGCTGCGGGCCTGGCTGCCGGCCGGTTCACCCGCCTGGATCGCCTGCGGCGGCGGGCTTGGCGCCCTGCGGGGAGAGGTGCTGGTGGGGGATGGCAGCGGGGTGCTGGCGGGCCTCGATCTGGTCAAACTGGCCAGCATCGGGGTGCCCGCTGGGCCCTAG
- a CDS encoding HU family DNA-binding protein has protein sequence MNKADLVNLVAARTELTKTDVGLVVDALIDTIIDSVVDGKKVSILGFGSFEPRDRSARQGLNPKTGEKIKIEAKRVPAFTAGKMFKDKVQGVG, from the coding sequence ATGAACAAAGCAGACCTCGTCAATCTCGTGGCTGCCCGCACCGAGCTCACCAAGACCGACGTCGGTCTGGTGGTTGATGCCCTGATCGACACCATCATCGATTCGGTGGTGGATGGCAAGAAGGTGTCGATCCTCGGCTTCGGCTCCTTCGAACCCCGCGACCGCTCCGCCCGCCAGGGTCTGAACCCCAAGACCGGCGAGAAGATCAAGATCGAGGCCAAGCGGGTGCCCGCCTTCACCGCCGGCAAGATGTTCAAGGACAAGGTGCAGGGCGTCGGCTGA
- the gluQRS gene encoding tRNA glutamyl-Q(34) synthetase GluQRS gives MRLPAHLRGQLDLGAALRQQGYRGRFAPSPTGCLHRGNLRTALLSWLAARLEGGMWLLRIDDLDTPRNRPGAEQAILADLRWLGLHWDGPLRRQSARRGAYATVLSALRRAGWLYACRCSRRMLADISAPHGAPPVYPGRCRDLGLGWAANFDRLPSWRWRLPAGPILWRERFAGSGRLDGASQVGDVVLRRADGFLAYHLATAVDELSLGIGEVVRGEDLYWATGPQVALMRLLGAEPPGYGHVPLWRDAQGQRLSKREGAEGLSGMRERGLDAAAVIGELAASAGLVPAGSRLSAAELLQELTPGLFAARLRAAAADRQS, from the coding sequence CTGCGGCTGCCCGCCCACCTACGCGGGCAGCTGGATCTCGGCGCCGCCCTGCGCCAGCAGGGCTATCGCGGACGCTTCGCCCCCTCCCCCACCGGCTGCCTGCATCGCGGCAACCTGCGTACGGCGCTGTTGTCCTGGTTGGCCGCCCGGTTGGAAGGGGGTATGTGGCTGCTTCGCATCGATGACCTCGACACCCCGCGCAACCGGCCGGGGGCTGAGCAGGCGATCCTGGCCGATCTGCGCTGGCTGGGCCTCCACTGGGATGGCCCGCTCCGGCGCCAGAGCGCCCGCCGGGGTGCGTACGCCACGGTGCTGTCCGCCCTGCGGCGCGCCGGCTGGCTCTATGCCTGCCGCTGCAGTCGCCGGATGCTGGCCGACATCTCCGCCCCCCACGGGGCGCCGCCGGTGTACCCGGGCCGCTGCCGTGACCTGGGCCTGGGTTGGGCGGCAAACTTCGATCGCTTGCCCAGCTGGCGCTGGCGCCTGCCGGCCGGGCCGATCCTGTGGCGGGAGCGCTTTGCCGGTTCCGGGCGGCTGGATGGCGCCAGCCAGGTGGGCGATGTGGTGTTGCGCCGCGCCGACGGTTTTCTGGCCTACCACCTGGCCACCGCCGTGGATGAACTCAGCCTGGGCATCGGCGAGGTGGTGCGCGGTGAGGACCTGTACTGGGCCACCGGCCCCCAGGTGGCGCTGATGCGGCTGCTGGGGGCTGAGCCGCCGGGCTATGGCCACGTGCCGCTCTGGCGCGATGCCCAGGGCCAGCGGCTGAGCAAGCGCGAGGGGGCCGAGGGGCTGTCGGGGATGCGCGAGCGCGGCCTGGATGCGGCGGCCGTGATCGGCGAGCTGGCCGCCAGTGCCGGCCTGGTGCCGGCGGGCAGCCGGCTCAGTGCGGCGGAACTGCTGCAGGAGCTCACTCCCGGCCTGTTCGCCGCGCGGCTGCGGGCCGCCGCGGCGGATCGGCAGTCTTAA